A genomic segment from Vidua macroura isolate BioBank_ID:100142 chromosome Z, ASM2450914v1, whole genome shotgun sequence encodes:
- the TUSC1 gene encoding tumor suppressor candidate gene 1 protein, which yields MRRMRLVGGRWGSGAVRGGRAVLGGAAAGSSGSGGRGVDAIEAGGGRQGWRGESRGSPQQLAERYADLAASHSEALRQREEREWHNARLRQENARLRLENRRLRRENRCLFRQALLGPGPDKPPADPGEEAEALRAQLGRLQEKHRRALRHLRRCRAACGPEASGAEEGELEELLLEEDEQPLDKKSLVPAV from the coding sequence ATGAGGCGCATGCGCCTGGTAGGCGGGCGCTGGGGCAGCGGCGCGGTGCGGGGGGGGCGGGCGGTGCTCGGTGGTGCCGCCGCCGGGAGCagcgggagcggcgggcgcggcgTGGACGCGATCGAGGCGGGCGGCGGACGGCAGGGCTGGCGGGGCGAGTCGCGGGGCTCGCCGCAGCAGCTGGCGGAGCGGTACGCGGACTTGGCGGCCAGCCACAGCGAGGCGCTGCGGCAGCGGGAGGAGCGCGAGTGGCACAACGCGCGGCTGCGCCAGGAGAACGCGCGGCTGCGGCTGGAGAATCGCCGCTTGCGCCGCGAGAACCGCTGCCTCTTCCGACAGGCCCTGCTGGGGCCCGGCCCCGACAAGCCCCCCGCCGATCCGGGCGAGGAGGCGGAGGCCCTGCGCGCCCAGCTGGGGCGGCTGCAGGAGAAGCACCGCCGGGCCTTGCGGCATCTGCGGCGCTGCCGAGCCGCCTGCGGGCCCGAGGCCTCGGGAGCCGAGGAAGGGGAgttggaggagctgctgctggaggaggacgAGCAGCCGCTGGATAAGAAAAGCCTGGTGCCGGCCGTGTAG